The Herbiconiux sp. SALV-R1 nucleotide sequence GCGAGCATGGGGCAGCTCAGCACGCTCATGGACGAGAAGCACCGCGGCGGCCTGCCGGTCGTCTTCTTCGTGGTGAACAACTTCTACGGCATGGGCGGGCAGACCATCGGCGAGACCATGGCCTACGACCGCCTGGCGCGCCTCGGCGCAGGCGTGAACGCGCAGAACATGCACGCGCAGACCGTCGACGGCAACAACCCGCTCGCCGTGATCGAGGCCATGACCCTGGCCCGCCAGCACCTCGAGTCGGGCGACGGCCCCGTGCTCATCGACTGCCAGACCTACCGGCAGACCGGACACTCCCCCTCCGACGCCTCCTCCTACCGCACCAAGGACGAGGTCGAGCTGTGGGCGTCGATCGACCCGATCGACAGCTATTTCGCTCGCCTGGCGGAGGGCGGTGTGGTGGCCGCCACCCGCCAGGCCGAGCTCAAGCAGTGGGCGGAGGAGACCGTGTCGGCCTCCCTCGAGGTGGCGATCGACGCATCCGTGTCGCCCCGCCTGTCACTGCGCCGCGACCCGAAGGTCATGGCGGGGCTCACCTTCAACGACACCTCGATCGAGCTGGCGGATGCGCCGGCCGGCGAGACGACGATCCCGGTCGAGGAGCTGCAGCACGCGGCGTCGCTCGCGCGCAAGTCGCGCTCGGGGCTCTCCGACGGGCCGGGCAGCAAGCCGCTGTCGGGCGCCAAGGCCATCACCTTCCGCGACGCGCTGTTCGAGTCGGTGCTCGCTCACGCCGTCGCCGACGACCGGGTGACGCTGTGGGGCGAGGAGAACCGCGACTGGGGCGGGGCGTTCGGGGTCTATCGGGGCCTCACCGACATCCTTCCCCGGCACCGGCTGTTCAACTCGCCCATCTCGGAGGCGGCCATCGTGGGGGCCGGCGTGGGCTTCGCGCTCTCGGGCGGGCGGCCCGTGGTCGAGCTCATGTACGCCGACTTCATCGGGCGCGCGGGCGACGAGATCTTCAACCAGATGGCCAAGTGGCAGCCCATGTCGGGCGGCCTCACCACCGTACCGATGGTGCTGCGCGTCTCGGTGGGCGCCAAGTACGGCGCCCAGCACTCGCAGGACTGGAGCTCGATGGTGGCCGGCGTTCCCGGCCTCAAGGTGGTGTTCCCCGCCACCGCCCACGACGCGAAGGGCCTGCTGGCGTCGGCGCTGGCGGGCAACGACCCCGTGGTCTTCTTCGAGAGCCAGCGCCTCTACGACACCGTCGAGACCGTCTTCCCCGACGGGGTTCCCGCGGAGTACTACCAGACACCGATCGGCGAGGCGCGGATCGCGCGCGACGGCTCGGATCTCACCATCATGACCGTGGGCGCCACCCTCTACCGGGCGCTCGAGGCCGCCACCGCGCTGTCGGAGCAGTACGGCATCGAGGCCGAGGTCATCGACGCGCGCTCGATGGTGCCGTTCGACTACTCGTTGCTGCTGGAGTCGGTGGCGAAGACCGGGCGCCTGCTGCTCGCCTCCGACGCCAACGTGCGCGGCTCGTGGCTCAACACGGTGGCGACCCGGGTGCAGACCGAGGCCTTCGACCAGCTCGACGCCCCCGTCGTGGTGCTCGGCACCCGCAACTGGATCGCCCCGCCCGCCGAGCTCGAGTGGGAGTACTTCGTCACCCCGGCCGACATCGTCGACGCCGTGCACTCCCGCATCGTGCCCCTCCCCGGCCACGTCGCGCAGGAGGGCCCGGGCGCCGAGGGCACCCTCGAGGAGTCAACCCTGGGCATCTGAGCCCGTGCGGGCTCGGGCGCGCGCTCGTGCGCGTCAGTTCGTGACGGTCAGCGACAGCGCGACGGGGTCGAACCCGGGCGCGGTGAGCGTGAGGATCGCGACCGGGTCGGGGGTCTGGGCGGGGTCGGTCTTGCCGACGAGCAGGAGCAAGGTGCCCGCCTCCTCGCCCGGAGCGATCACGTCGTTGTAGACGAACACGATCGTCAGGCCCGACGGGTCGTCGCCATAGTTCCAGCGCACGTCTCCCGAGAAGCCGCTGTAGAAGTAACCGGGTGCGGGGTCGGGAAGGCTCGCCGTCAGGGTGCCGGCGGCGATCGGCGCGGCGCTGTCGTTGGTGACCCAGATGAGCCACGCGGTGACTCCCGCCAAGGGTGTGGGCCCCGAGAGGCGCACGGAGAGGGTCGGCGACGCCGGGCTCGCCGCCGCCGAGGGTGCTGCAGCGGCCGCGACGACCACGGGTGCCGCCCACGCTGCGCCGAGCAGCGTGCGACGCGCGACGGGATGGGGCTCGGGTTCGCTCATGACGTGAGGGTACCGAGTCGGGGCCGCCCTGATGAGGACATGTCCGCAAGCGGGTCGACCGATCTCGCGTCGGTCGCGCAAAGTGCTCTCTCCGCGCGCTGGAGGAGCACTTTGCGCGACCGAAGGCGAGCGGATGCGCGGGGTTGCGGATGCGCGGGAGGGTCGTAGCGTCGGGGGCATGGGTATTCAGAGCGGTAACGACGAGGAGACCGTCGAGAAGGACATGTCGTACAGCCCCGCCAGCGGGCAGGAGACCGAGGAGGCGCAGGACGATCCGCGCGGCTCGGCCCACCTCGACGACCCCGAGATCGATTCGAGCGCCGTGAAGACGGTGCCGGGCGAGGGCGGGCCCGACGACGTGGGCGAGATCGACGTCGACGAAGAGGCGATCCGCGCCTCCATCGCGGAACGGTCGGCTCAGACGAGGCCCTGAGACGCGGGCGACCCGACGCTCGAGGGCGCCAACGGCCCGACCCGCCGCATCGTCACCCCCGATCGCTCGGCGAACCCGGTGGCCGTCGCCGCGATGGTGCGCTGCATCACCCCGACGGCCGCAGCGGGCGCCACATCGGCGGGCCGCGCCAGGCTGATGGTGCGGGTGAGCACGGGCTCGACCAGTCGCACCGACCGCAGCGCCGGACGGTCGATGAGCACCATCGCCGGAACGATCGCCACACCCAGCCCGCGTTCGACGAAGCGCAGCACCGCATCCATCTCGGCTCCCTCGAGCACGACCTCGGGCACGAGCCCGGCGAGCTCGAACGCCGCGTCGGTCGTGCTGCGCAGGTCGTAGCTCGAGCTGAAGACGATCTGCGGCAGCGCCGCGACCTCGGCGAGGGTGATGGTCGTGCGGCGCGTGAGACGCGCCGCCGCGGCCGAGGAGACGACGACGAGCTCCTCCTCGAGCAGCGGTGTCACGGTGAAGCGCTCCGCCGCCTCGGCCGACGAGGTCGTGATGAGCGCGAGATCGAGCTCTCCCCCGGCCAGCTCGTCGAGCAGCCCCCGCGACCCTTGCTCCGACAGGTGCAGCTCCACCGACGGATGCGCGGTGTGGAACGCACTCAGCACCTCGGCGACCAGGCTGATGCAGAGCGTCGGCGTCGCCCCGAGCCGCACCCGGCCGCGCCGGAGCCCGGCCAGCTCGGCGAGTTCGCGACGCACCGAGGCGGCGTCGGCGAGCATCCGTCGCGCCAGCGGAAGGAGGGTCTCCCCCGCACTGGTGAGGGTGCTGCCTGAACGCGCCCTGTGAAAGAGCTCGGCACCGAGCTCCTGCTCCAGCGAGGCGATCTGCCGGCTGAGGGAGGGCTGGGCGAGGTGCAGCGCATCCGCCGCCCGCGTGAAGTTGCCGAGACTCGCCACCTCGGCGAAGGCGCGCAGCTGATCGAGGTTCACATCCATAGCCTATGTGCATCGTCATGACGAGATATATGCATTGGAGTAATTCGACGGAGCTGCCTACGGTTCAAGCATGCGATCCACCGAACGTCAGATCTCCACCACCGTCCTCGTCATCGGCACCGGCGGCTCCGGTCTCCGCGCCTCGATCGAACTCGCCGAAGCGGGCGTCGACGTGCTCGCCGTCGGCAAGCGCCCGAAGTCGGATGCGCACACCTCCCTCGCCGCGGGCGGCATCAACGCGGCCCTCGGCACCATGGACGAGGAGGACAGCTGGCAGCAGCACGCCGCCGACACCCTGAAGGAGTCGTACCTGCTCGCCAACCCGCACACCGTGCAGATCGTCACCGAGGGCGCGGCGCAGGGCATCGACGACCTCGAGCGCTACGGCATGCCGTTCGCCCGCGAAGACGACGGGCGCATCTCGCAGCGGTTCTTCGGCGCACACACCTTCCGCCGCACGGCGTTCGCGGGCGACTACACGGGGCTCGAGATCCAGCGCACGCTCGTGAACCGGGCCGCGCTCCTCGACATCCCGATCCTCGACCGCGTGTACATCACGCGCATCCTCACCAATGACGACGGGGCGGTGTTCGGCGCCTACGGCTTCGACCTCGAAGACGGCACGCGCTACCTCATCCACGCGGATGCGGTCATCCTCGCCGCCGGTGGGCACAACCGCATCTGGCGCCGCACCTCCTCGCGTCGCGACGAGAACACCGGCGACTCGTTCCGCCTGGCCGTCGAGGCCGGCGGCCGGCTGCGCGACCCCGAGCTGGTGCAGTTCCACCCCTCGGGCATCATCGAGCCCGAGAGCGCCGCGGGCACCCTCATCTCGGAGGCGGCTCGGGGCGAGGGCGGCATCCTCCGCAACGGACTCGGCGAGCGCTTCATGCACAAGTACGACCCCGAGCGGCTCGAGCTCTCGACCCGCGACCGTGTCGCGCTCGCCTGCTACACCGAGATCAAGGAGGGCCGGGGCACGCCGAACGGCGGCGTCTGGCTCGATGTCTCGCACCTGCCGCGCGAGACCATCATGACCAAGCTGCCGCGGGTGTACCAGACCATGCTCGAGCTGCAGATGCTCGACGTGACGAAGGAGCCGATCGAGATCGCGCCCACCGCCCACTACTCGATGGGCGGGGTGTGGGTGCGGCCCTCCGATCACGCCACCGACGTGCCCGGGCTCTACGCGATCGGCGAGGCGTCGTCGGGGCTGCACGGTGCGAACCGGCTGGGCGGCAACTCGCTCATCGAGCTGCTCGTGTTCGGGCGCATCGTGGGTCAGGCGGCGGCGGCCTACTCGGCGGGGCTGCCCGCGCAGAAGCGCTCGGCGGCGGCGGTCGCCGTGGCGCGCGACGAGATCGCGGGGCTGCTCGCCTCCGACGGTCCCGAGAACGTGCGTGCGCTGCAGCGGGCCATCCGCAACACCATGACCGAGCACGCCGGCGTGGTGCGCGACGAGGAGGGGCTGCTCGCGGGCCTTGCCGAACTCGACGCCATCGACGCGCGCATCGCGCAGATCGGGGTGCACCCCGACATCGCCGGGTTCCAGGATCTCGCCCACGCCTTCGACCTCAAGTCGTCGTCGCTCGCGGCGCGCGCGACCCTGCTCGCCGCCCTCGAACGACGCGAGACCCGAGGCTGCCACAACCGCAGCGACTACCCCGAGCTCGACCCCGAGCTGCAGGTGAACCTGGTGTGGTCGCCGTCGACCGGCGTCGTGCGGGAGCCCATCCCCGCCACCCCCGACGACATCGCCGCCCTCATGCGCGACGTCTCCACCGCCGGCAAGCTCGTGGAGTAGCGCGGCGCGGCGCCTCCCGCTGCCGCGCCGCTCGCGAAACGGATGGAGTCTCGGCCTCTTTCGGGCCTGAGACTCCATCCGTTTCCGCACAGCTGCCGAAAGTCCACCGAGTTCGGGGCGGCAGAACGATGGATGCTGTGCCGAATACCGGTGTCAGCATCCGTCGTTCGGGCGAAAAGGCCCGAAACTCCGTCGTTTGGGTGGAGCTGCGTGGGGCGGCTCAGTCGGCGACGGGCGCGGCAGGCGCAGCCGCGGGGGCGGGGCGGCCCGTGGGGCGGGTGGTGCGGAGGGTGCGGTGGACGACGAGCCAGGCGGTGGCGATGAGGGCGACGGCGATGGTGGAGGTGACGCCGATGCCGCTCTCGAACGCGGCCTTCGCGGAGGCGACGAGCGTCTCACCGGCGCTGCCCGGCAGCGACGAGGCCGCACTCATCGCGCCGCCCAGGGTCTCGCCCGCGGCGCGGTCGGCCGCCGGGTCGAGTCCCGACGGCACCACGACGTTCGCCCGGTAGAACGCCGAGAGCACGGCGCCGAGCACCGCGGTGCCGAGCACGACCCCGAGCTCGTACGCGGTCTCGGAGATACCCGCGGCGGCACCCGCCTTCTCCTCCGGCACCGAGGCGAGGATGACGTCGTTCGAGATGGTCTCCGCGAACGAGACCCCGAACGAGAGCACCACGAACGCGATCGCCACCACCATCGCCGTGAGGTCGTGCTGGAACAGCACCACCATCGCGAAACCGGCCGCCGTGCAGCTCAGGCCCCCGAGCACCACCGACCGCGGGCTGAGGCGCCGCACGAGAACGGCAGCGAGCATCCCGGCGCCGATGCCCACGAGAGTGGCGGGCAGCAGCAGCAGACCCGAGTCGAGCGGACTCAGCCCCAGCACGAGCTGCAGGTGCTGCGACGCGAAGAACAGGAAGCCGACCAGGCTGAACACGCTGAGGAAGTTCGCCACGATCGACCCGGCGAACGGCGCGTTGGCGAACAGCGCGAGATCGAGCAGCGGGTTCGGGATGCGGCGCTGCCGCCGCACGAACAGCGCACCCACCACAAGCCCCACGACCACGGCGGCGACCCCCGCCACGGTGATGCCGTCGTGGGCGAGCTGCTTGATGCCGAAGACGAAGGGGGTGAGGGCAGCCAGCGAGAGCACGACGCTCAGCACGTCGATGCGCCCCGGGTTCGGGTCGCGCGACTCGGGGATGAACACGAAGCCGAGCGCGAGCAGCGGGATGAGCACGGGCACCGCGAGCAGGAACACCGAGCCCCAGGCGAAGTGCTCGAGCAGGATGCCGCCCACGATCGGGCCGAGGCTCGACCCGGCGGCGAAACCACCCGCCCAGATGGCGATGGCCATGGTGCGCTCGCGAGCATCCGTGAAGATGTTGCGCAGCAGCGACAGGGTCGAGGGCATGAGCATGGCGCCGAAGAACGCCATGAGGGCGCGGGCGGCGATGAGCAGCTCGGCGCTCGGGGCGAAGGCCGCGGCGGCCGAGACGAGGGCGAAGCCGGTGGCGCCGATCATGAGCAGGCGGCGCCGGCCGACGCGGTCGCCGACGGTGCCCATCGCCACGAGGAGGCCGGCGAGGATGAGCGGGTAGACGTCGACGATCCAGAGCAGGGTCGTGCTGCTCGGGCCGAGGTCGCGACTGATCGACGGCAGGGCGAAGCTCAGCACGGTGTTGTCGACCGAGACGAGCAGCACAGGCAGCATCAGCAGCGCGAGCGAGACGTAGCGGTGCTTGTAGAGGGGCGCGGCGGCGCGGTCGAGGGTGGGCGCGGAGACGGGGGACTGCATGGTGTGACCTGTTACGTGCGAGTTTTACTGCACCATTCGGTGCAGCAAAGTCACTGTACCAAACAGTGCAGTAAACTTCAACGATGGCCCAGCACAAGGACAACGCCCGCGAGACGATCCTCACGGCGTTCCAGAACCTGCTGATCGAATCGCGCGGCACCTCGGCGAGCCTCGACGAGGTCGCCCGCCGCGCCGGCGTCACCAAGGGCGGGCTGCTCTACCACTTCGGCTCGCGCCGCGCCCTCGAAGACGCGCTCGTCGACCGCCTCGAAGCCGTGGCAGCGGAGGACCTCGAACGGATGCGCACCGCACCGGGCGGCGCCCTCGCCTATTACCTCCCCCTCAGCGACTACATCGACAGCCCCCTCGACCGGGCCACCGTGGCGGTCGGCTTCCTCGCCCATGACCACGAGCGCGCCCGCACGCTGCTCGCGACCCTCCGCTCCCGGCACCAGGAGCTCATCGCCGCCGATCTCGGCGACCCCCTGCTCGCCCGCGTCGCCCTCCTGCTCGGCGACGGTCTCTACTACGAGGCACTCACCACGGGCACCGTGCCGGGCGACGAGGTCGCCATCATCGACTTCGTCGACCGCCTCCGCGCCACGCCGCCGCCCGGCGCCGGAATTTAGTTGTGGCTACAAGTGTTTGAGAACGCATGACGACTGCCGCCGACCTCCTCGCCCCCGACACCGCGATGGGAGCCGTGACTCTGCGCGTCGGCGACCTCGACCGCATGGTCGGGTACTACCGCGACGCCGTGCTGCTCGACGTCATCTCGCAGCTCGGCGGCACGGCGCTGCTCGGCCGCGACGGCGTGCCCCTGCTCGTGCTGCAGCACGCGCCCGAGCTGAGGAGCGCCGAGCCCCGCTCGGCTGGGCTCTTCCACACGGCGATCGTGTTCGAGACCGAGCAGGCCCTCGCCGCAGCCGTGTACTCGGTGGCGTCACGCTTCCCGCACAGCTTCACCGGATCATCCGATCACCTAGTGTCGAAGGCGTTCTACTTCACCGACCCCGAAGGCAATGGGGTCGAGCTCTACTGGGACCGCGACCGCACGCAGTGGAGCTGGGCCCACGGACAGGTCGAGATGTCGACGATCTTCCTCGACCCGAACGGCTACCTGCAGGAGCACCTCACCCAGGAGGCGCTCGACTCACCGCGCGCGGGAGGAGCATCCATCGGGCACGTGCACCTCTCGGTGGGAGACGTGCCGCAGGCCCGCGACTTCTACGTCGACAAGCTCGGCTTCGAGGTGACCGCCACCTACGGGCCGCAGGCGCTGTTCGTGTCGGCGGGCGGCTACCACCACCACATGGCGATGAACACCTGGAACTCGGCGGGCGCCGGCCGGCGCGGGCTGGCCCTGGGGCTCGGGCAGGTGGAGATCGTGCTTCCGGATGCCGACGAGGTCGCCGCCGCCGACGCCAGGCTGCGGCATCACGGTCTGCAGACCGCCGACGACGGACTCACCGTGACGGTGAACGACCCCTGGGACAACACGATCGTGCTGCGGCCGGCCGCGGGCTGAGCCCGCTCACGACCGCGCAGTCACCAGCTCCCGGGCGGCCTCGGCGCCCTCGGGCGTGAAGGTGTAGACGCGGCGGCGATGCAGCTGGGTGGTGACGTTCTCCTCCCACGCCGAGCTGATCCAGCCCTGCGCCTCGAGCCGCTCCAGAATCGGGTAGACGGTGCCGGAAGGGCGCCCACTGCGCTTCATGAGGTCGAACCCGAAGGCGGTGCCGCCGCTCTCGAGCAGGAGCGACAGCAGGTCGAGAGTGGGGGCGGTCACGCGCTTCAGCGGTTCCATACCCCCACCCTGCCATCGATCAGGCGGGGATGCCCGCCTGCTCGGGCGAGACGTCGGCGCCCGGGGCCGAGGGCTCGAGCGCTGCCGCGACGCGCTGCGAGAGCTCGGGATCGACCTTCGCCCAGTAGTCGAGCACGCGCACGCGCAGCTCGGGGATGGTGACCTTCGAGACGTGGCCCGCGATGTTCTTCACCAGGCGCTCGCGCGCCGCGTCGTCGAGCACCTCGCGCACGAGGGTGCCGGCCTGGCCGAAGTCGTCGTCTTCGGCGTGCAGGGTAGCGGCGCTGCGCACGAGTGCGCCATCCGACTCCCAGCCGGAGTCGTCGCCGTGCTTGGCCGGGTCGGCGTGCGGGCCACCGAAGGAGTTCGGGGCGTACACCGGCTGCGACGCGTCTTTGAAGCCGAAGCGCATGGCGCCGTCTTTCGAGTAGCTGTTCTCGTGCAGCGGGGCGTTCACCGGCAGCTGGGCGTGGTTGGTGCCCACGCGGTAGCGGTGCGCATCCGCATAGCTGAAGATGCGGGCGAGCAGCATCTTGTCGGGGCTGGCCGCGATGCCGGGAACGAAGTTCGAGGGGGCGAAAGT carries:
- a CDS encoding thiamine pyrophosphate-dependent enzyme, with the protein product MAKELLIDPAVTRSQAELSFETIAINSYRPDLVAERALHGDDALERIGRDMILVREFELMLQSIKRDGAYRGTSYVHAGPAHLSIGQEAAAVGQAFTLGAVDKVFGSHRSHGEVIAKGLSAIHTSTKDSLVEAFEGWSEGAIWNVVKDRLADDDFEQQAVNYLVYGMTAETFGRRTGFNRGLGGSMHAFFPPLGIYPNNAIVGGSAPLATGAALYNRLQRQPGIVVASIGDASTGTGPVWESFNLASMGQLSTLMDEKHRGGLPVVFFVVNNFYGMGGQTIGETMAYDRLARLGAGVNAQNMHAQTVDGNNPLAVIEAMTLARQHLESGDGPVLIDCQTYRQTGHSPSDASSYRTKDEVELWASIDPIDSYFARLAEGGVVAATRQAELKQWAEETVSASLEVAIDASVSPRLSLRRDPKVMAGLTFNDTSIELADAPAGETTIPVEELQHAASLARKSRSGLSDGPGSKPLSGAKAITFRDALFESVLAHAVADDRVTLWGEENRDWGGAFGVYRGLTDILPRHRLFNSPISEAAIVGAGVGFALSGGRPVVELMYADFIGRAGDEIFNQMAKWQPMSGGLTTVPMVLRVSVGAKYGAQHSQDWSSMVAGVPGLKVVFPATAHDAKGLLASALAGNDPVVFFESQRLYDTVETVFPDGVPAEYYQTPIGEARIARDGSDLTIMTVGATLYRALEAATALSEQYGIEAEVIDARSMVPFDYSLLLESVAKTGRLLLASDANVRGSWLNTVATRVQTEAFDQLDAPVVVLGTRNWIAPPAELEWEYFVTPADIVDAVHSRIVPLPGHVAQEGPGAEGTLEESTLGI
- a CDS encoding MFS transporter, whose protein sequence is MQSPVSAPTLDRAAAPLYKHRYVSLALLMLPVLLVSVDNTVLSFALPSISRDLGPSSTTLLWIVDVYPLILAGLLVAMGTVGDRVGRRRLLMIGATGFALVSAAAAFAPSAELLIAARALMAFFGAMLMPSTLSLLRNIFTDARERTMAIAIWAGGFAAGSSLGPIVGGILLEHFAWGSVFLLAVPVLIPLLALGFVFIPESRDPNPGRIDVLSVVLSLAALTPFVFGIKQLAHDGITVAGVAAVVVGLVVGALFVRRQRRIPNPLLDLALFANAPFAGSIVANFLSVFSLVGFLFFASQHLQLVLGLSPLDSGLLLLPATLVGIGAGMLAAVLVRRLSPRSVVLGGLSCTAAGFAMVVLFQHDLTAMVVAIAFVVLSFGVSFAETISNDVILASVPEEKAGAAAGISETAYELGVVLGTAVLGAVLSAFYRANVVVPSGLDPAADRAAGETLGGAMSAASSLPGSAGETLVASAKAAFESGIGVTSTIAVALIATAWLVVHRTLRTTRPTGRPAPAAAPAAPVAD
- a CDS encoding L-aspartate oxidase, yielding MRSTERQISTTVLVIGTGGSGLRASIELAEAGVDVLAVGKRPKSDAHTSLAAGGINAALGTMDEEDSWQQHAADTLKESYLLANPHTVQIVTEGAAQGIDDLERYGMPFAREDDGRISQRFFGAHTFRRTAFAGDYTGLEIQRTLVNRAALLDIPILDRVYITRILTNDDGAVFGAYGFDLEDGTRYLIHADAVILAAGGHNRIWRRTSSRRDENTGDSFRLAVEAGGRLRDPELVQFHPSGIIEPESAAGTLISEAARGEGGILRNGLGERFMHKYDPERLELSTRDRVALACYTEIKEGRGTPNGGVWLDVSHLPRETIMTKLPRVYQTMLELQMLDVTKEPIEIAPTAHYSMGGVWVRPSDHATDVPGLYAIGEASSGLHGANRLGGNSLIELLVFGRIVGQAAAAYSAGLPAQKRSAAAVAVARDEIAGLLASDGPENVRALQRAIRNTMTEHAGVVRDEEGLLAGLAELDAIDARIAQIGVHPDIAGFQDLAHAFDLKSSSLAARATLLAALERRETRGCHNRSDYPELDPELQVNLVWSPSTGVVREPIPATPDDIAALMRDVSTAGKLVE
- a CDS encoding PadR family transcriptional regulator, which gives rise to MEPLKRVTAPTLDLLSLLLESGGTAFGFDLMKRSGRPSGTVYPILERLEAQGWISSAWEENVTTQLHRRRVYTFTPEGAEAARELVTARS
- a CDS encoding TetR/AcrR family transcriptional regulator; this encodes MAQHKDNARETILTAFQNLLIESRGTSASLDEVARRAGVTKGGLLYHFGSRRALEDALVDRLEAVAAEDLERMRTAPGGALAYYLPLSDYIDSPLDRATVAVGFLAHDHERARTLLATLRSRHQELIAADLGDPLLARVALLLGDGLYYEALTTGTVPGDEVAIIDFVDRLRATPPPGAGI
- a CDS encoding LysR family transcriptional regulator, producing the protein MDVNLDQLRAFAEVASLGNFTRAADALHLAQPSLSRQIASLEQELGAELFHRARSGSTLTSAGETLLPLARRMLADAASVRRELAELAGLRRGRVRLGATPTLCISLVAEVLSAFHTAHPSVELHLSEQGSRGLLDELAGGELDLALITTSSAEAAERFTVTPLLEEELVVVSSAAAARLTRRTTITLAEVAALPQIVFSSSYDLRSTTDAAFELAGLVPEVVLEGAEMDAVLRFVERGLGVAIVPAMVLIDRPALRSVRLVEPVLTRTISLARPADVAPAAAVGVMQRTIAATATGFAERSGVTMRRVGPLAPSSVGSPASQGLV
- a CDS encoding VOC family protein; amino-acid sequence: MTTAADLLAPDTAMGAVTLRVGDLDRMVGYYRDAVLLDVISQLGGTALLGRDGVPLLVLQHAPELRSAEPRSAGLFHTAIVFETEQALAAAVYSVASRFPHSFTGSSDHLVSKAFYFTDPEGNGVELYWDRDRTQWSWAHGQVEMSTIFLDPNGYLQEHLTQEALDSPRAGGASIGHVHLSVGDVPQARDFYVDKLGFEVTATYGPQALFVSAGGYHHHMAMNTWNSAGAGRRGLALGLGQVEIVLPDADEVAAADARLRHHGLQTADDGLTVTVNDPWDNTIVLRPAAG